The following DNA comes from Capsicum annuum cultivar UCD-10X-F1 chromosome 7, UCD10Xv1.1, whole genome shotgun sequence.
CTTCCATCATCGCAAATTTCTGTCCGATGCAAACACGGGTTCCCCAGATAAATGGGATAAATGAGACTTGTCCTTTTGTTGCCTTTGACACTCCACTGAATCTTTCTGGTTTGAATTTCTTCGCGTCTTCACCCCATACTTCCTTATCATAATGTACTAGGATGGCGGGTATAATAAGTATCACTCCAGCTGGTACATTTAGATCTCCCAGTTTGACTTCCTCACTAGTCCTTCTACCAAACACTGGCAATGGGGGGAATAGCCTTAACGTCTCATACAAGATCATTGTTAcctaaagaaaaaaagtattgCATAAGTTGGCAGTAGATGAGCACGTTCGGTAAATACCAAAAGTGATTTTAACCCAACACTAGCAGAAATGCTTATGGAAATGTTTATACCAGACAAGTTAGTTGTTTGTGCTTTTATCTGAACATGGAACTGTCTAGTTGTTCAATCGATTTCGACACATAAAAATGGTTTTCAACACTTAATGTTTATCAACTACTCTCAATTAGTTAAGCCAATCTGGTTCTTAGTTCACTAAGGATTACTTTATCGAGGACACAAAGCATACTCATTAAAAGATTGGAATAAAAACAACTTGTGAAAAGTACTTACAATTTTCAAGCTATTTAATCCTTCCAAATCTGGTTTATCATTTCCAAAGATATGTAACACCTCCTCTTTGGCACGTACTTGCCACTCTGGATGTAAGCACAGCAAAATCATTGTCCATACGAGTAACACTGAAGTTCTCTCTTGTCCAGCAAAATAGAATAGTTTGCACTCGTCTACCACTTCTGATATAGTCATTCCAAAATCTTTTCTACCATGAAGCCCAATTTCTTTCAAATTGGATTCAAGTAATATGCCTAATAAGTCATCTTTACTAGTCTCCCCTCCTTCCATTGCCCTCAATCTTTTGTCGATGATACGCCTAATTGTTGTTTGGACTTGCTCTTCGATTTCAAGcatttttttgttccttttagTAGGCAAGAACCTATATAAACAAATTTAAGGCAAACAAGAAAAGTCTTTTGAGAAGAAAGGAAGAGCACAGTTTCTTTTGTATTGGAGTAATTTGTTAAGGGTTGGATTTTTCATATTTAACGGCAGAACGTTTCGAACATAGAAATGTAATGTACACAAGTTTTTGCACCTTGATCCAGGTATATAAATTGATTGTCCCTTTTCAATTacatcttcatcttgttcttgctGAAGTTCAAATACCATTCTTCCTTCTTCATAGCTACTTCCAAATGCAATGTGAGATATAACTTCACTGGTCCTTATTTGAAGGTCTGGCCACACATCGAGTTCAAATGATTTTTCATTTGGAACAATCTCCTCCCATTTACTTAACATTTCACTACAACTCACATAAAATGCGGGTAGCATATGCTGTAAACAAATGAAAAACCAGCAAAAGTTTGTTATGGATATCTCCTTAATGATAAGGCATCTCAATATGCAATCTTAAGTCAAAGGCGTGCATATGTTCAATTTGTTGTCTTACTTCCCTTTTAAGTttgtttaaagaaaaatatcattttctatatttagaaATTCTTGAATTCCACTATGGTGCATGGCATGttaaatacaaaaacatcaaTTCAAAGAGTATTTTGGTACATTATACACATTCTTTGTAATAATCCAGACTTTTAATGAGGGGTAAGTGGGTAATTTAgccattattattactattattattattattattaattaattaatataattaaagtgAGTAATTCAAAAGTCAAAATCCATTCACTTACTTTGCTTTtcacaacttaaaaaaaaaactgaaggAGTAGAatatagggttttatttttggtcCCATTATTTTGAGAGAGAAGAAGCAGAAGACGTAAAAAAAAATTGGGGAGTGCAGACAACTTTAGAAGGGAGCAAAACAAGTTTTCATAAGAAGCAGGTATGAAATTCTCCCTTGATTCTTTGGCACAAAGATAGTTTATGCATCTTGTTGTGttttgaaaaaagcaaaagaTTCAATGAATACTAGTAGGATCCTATTTCTAATTGTATGTTAGTGTGGAAAAAATATTAGAGTCATGATTTCTAATCAAAGGTAAAAGCATGTCGTGATTACACCATGATTGGTGAATGATTGCTTAGCAATCTTAGAACATTGACAGGGTTCAAGCCATTACTTTTATTCGTTAAAGTTAATATTGGAATAGTGTTTCTAtgggatttttttttatattgttttatttatatGAGATTCTACTTCGAaatatgagtattattatattaagcgAAATTTTTACcaattaagtttgaatagtgagATAAAGATCTTTCTAAATTTTGGGTTTAATATGTGAGATAGTAAGGTTTAGTTCTAAGATTAAAAGTTAGGAATATTGAGACTTGACCGGATTTGcttaatatcattaattaatattttggtATAGATTGGGGGCTATTGGAGGTTGTTTGGTTGGTGTTCTACGCGTTGCAAGGTTGAAAATTTTGTCATtagcgaggtaagtgagactttaagctttggtgcttgcttttcaatttttttttaaaaatatatttttatctgtcCAGTCCATGTGTTGGGACGAACGTGTGCTTGGAAGAATCAACGGTCTTTAAGGCCGGACGCATATACTTTATGTTAAGAATACTAATTCTccttttttataaattatttcgtGATGTGCTATGATTGTGTACTGTGAGATTGGGATattgtgtatgcttcttaatTCCTTTAGGGCATTGTATATGCTTCTTAATTGCTTTGGGCATTCTGTATGCTTCTTAATTTCTttgggcattgtgtatgcttcttaatTCCTTTGGGGCATTGTGTATACTTTCCTTGAGCATTGTATATGTTTGTTGATTTTATatggggcattgtgtatgctttccTTGAGTATTGTGTATGCTTGTTGATTTGATATGGGACATTGTGTATACTCCCCTTGAGTATTATGTATACTTCTTATATATTTAATGCATTTTATATGTTGCCCGAAACCTCTGGTGTTGGCTAATTACTTTAATTACAAATTATGATAAGTGCTCTGTATGAAATTGTATTGAGACATATGTTTCTTGATGAAGGATTGTTGAGCCTCGTTGGTTACCTTATTATGATATAGTTCCGTGTGTAATAATTttatgttcttggtgttgtttTATTTTCTAATACTTGTCCCAGAAGTACTTAAATCAGCGAGCCGATTATCTTACTAAGTTATATTTACATATAGCTTACTCCTTACTTACATATCTACAGATACCATTGCGGAGAGAGAGACCAGTGGCTGACGGTTCTTACACACGAATTACAGTGCTGAGGTGAACCTTCCCATTGGTTGTGAAGGCTGTCATTCAGCATTAGATCTTTTAGATTACATTTCTTTTTGTTGGTTTTGCATGCCCgaaagttgaactcatgtaactctgtttagatgctccatgaaCTTAGAGTGGGACTTGGGTTAGAGGTTTGATATCTACACTACTGTTATTTTCATAAATCTCTAAGCGATATCTTGTTGGATACTTACTCTGCGTTAAT
Coding sequences within:
- the LOC107876830 gene encoding cytochrome P450 CYP72A219-like, with the protein product MLPAFYVSCSEMLSKWEEIVPNEKSFELDVWPDLQIRTSEVISHIAFGSSYEEGRMVFELQQEQDEDVIEKGQSIYIPGSRFLPTKRNKKMLEIEEQVQTTIRRIIDKRLRAMEGGETSKDDLLGILLESNLKEIGLHGRKDFGMTISEVVDECKLFYFAGQERTSVLLVWTMILLCLHPEWQVRAKEEVLHIFGNDKPDLEGLNSLKIVTMILYETLRLFPPLPVFGRRTSEEVKLGDLNVPAGVILIIPAILVHYDKEVWGEDAKKFKPERFSGVSKATKGQVSFIPFIWGTRVCIGQKFAMMEAKMAIAMILHKFSFELSPSYTHAPFATIIIHPQYGAPLLMRKL